One window of Mesorhizobium loti R88b genomic DNA carries:
- a CDS encoding beta-ketoacyl-[acyl-carrier-protein] synthase family protein: MLKRVVITGMGGICGLGTNAPAIWNEMRAGRSAIGQISSPQLHDLKVKVGAEIKTLPDHGIGHKQTVSMDRFSLLAVIAAREALQQSGLVPDETTTYRMGAVVGVGVCGWEAIEESYRAILIEGKNRAGIFTVPKVMPSAASGQVSMNLGLRGPVFGVTSACSSSNHAIASAVDQIRLGRADVMVAGGTDAPLVWGILKGWEALRVLAPDTCRPFSADRQGLSLGEGAGMAVLETYEHAMARGATILAEVAGAGLSADASDIVAPTIEGPTAAMRACLADAGLNPEDVDYLNAHGTGTRANDQIETAAIKRVFGDHAYRLSVSSTKSMHAHCLGASGALEMIACVNAIREGIVPPTANYREPDPDCDLDVTPNVARERKVRAAISNGFAFGGTNAVLAFKAV, encoded by the coding sequence ATGCTGAAGCGCGTCGTCATTACCGGCATGGGTGGCATTTGCGGGCTCGGCACCAACGCGCCCGCGATCTGGAACGAGATGCGTGCCGGTCGCTCGGCCATTGGCCAGATCAGCAGTCCGCAACTGCATGATCTGAAGGTCAAGGTCGGAGCTGAGATCAAGACGCTGCCCGACCATGGCATCGGCCACAAGCAGACGGTGTCGATGGACCGCTTCAGCCTTCTGGCGGTCATCGCAGCGCGAGAAGCCCTGCAGCAATCCGGCCTGGTTCCGGATGAAACCACCACCTATCGGATGGGCGCCGTCGTTGGCGTCGGCGTCTGCGGCTGGGAAGCGATCGAGGAGAGCTATCGCGCCATTCTGATCGAAGGCAAGAACCGCGCCGGCATCTTTACCGTTCCGAAGGTGATGCCCAGTGCGGCCTCGGGTCAGGTCAGCATGAATCTCGGCCTGCGCGGTCCGGTTTTCGGCGTAACCTCCGCTTGCTCCTCATCCAACCATGCCATTGCTTCGGCCGTCGACCAGATCAGGCTCGGCCGCGCCGACGTCATGGTCGCCGGCGGCACCGATGCGCCGCTTGTCTGGGGTATCCTGAAGGGCTGGGAGGCGTTGCGGGTGCTGGCGCCGGACACCTGCCGGCCGTTTTCAGCCGACCGCCAGGGCCTGTCGCTTGGTGAAGGCGCCGGCATGGCGGTGCTGGAAACTTATGAGCACGCCATGGCACGCGGCGCCACCATTCTCGCCGAAGTCGCGGGCGCCGGCCTATCCGCCGACGCATCCGACATTGTCGCACCCACGATTGAGGGACCGACGGCAGCCATGCGCGCCTGCCTGGCTGACGCTGGCCTCAATCCCGAGGATGTCGACTACCTCAATGCGCATGGCACCGGCACCAGGGCCAACGACCAGATCGAGACGGCGGCGATCAAGCGCGTCTTCGGCGATCACGCCTATAGACTGTCGGTGTCGTCGACCAAATCGATGCATGCCCACTGCCTTGGCGCATCAGGCGCGCTGGAGATGATCGCTTGCGTCAATGCGATCCGCGAAGGCATCGTGCCACCGACCGCGAACTATCGCGAGCCCGATCCCGATTGCGATCTCGACGTGACGCCCAACGTCGCGCGTGAGCGCAAGGTGCGCGCCGCAATCAGCAACGGTTTCGCCTTCGGTGGCACCAACGCGGTGCTGGCCTTCAAGGCGGTCTAA
- a CDS encoding acyl carrier protein: MADQLATDIIEKIKAHAEPGGEEITASTELTSLGIHSLELTEIIFDLEEQYGIEIEMNTVDAWSNLKNVGDMVEAVRALIAKKA, from the coding sequence ATGGCTGACCAACTGGCAACGGATATAATCGAGAAGATCAAGGCTCACGCCGAGCCGGGCGGTGAGGAAATCACCGCGAGCACCGAATTGACGTCGCTGGGCATCCATTCGCTGGAACTGACGGAGATCATCTTCGATCTCGAGGAGCAGTACGGCATCGAGATCGAGATGAACACGGTCGATGCCTGGAGCAATCTGAAGAATGTTGGCGACATGGTCGAGGCCGTTCGCGCGCTGATCGCGAAAAAAGCCTGA
- a CDS encoding urease accessory protein UreD produces the protein MDTIEYTKFSGQPAQRAAGLAQLGCASADGRTRLQRLYQDGSAKIRLPAVSADPLEAVLINTAGGLTGGDRLAWEVDVGANASAAITTQACEKVYRAASDHAEVRIELTVGENGRIAWLPQETIVFDRAAFARTLDVDLAEGAEALVLEATVFGRLAMGERAAQGSFRDRWRVRQGDFLIHAEDFRIGPDIAATLARPAISGGAIAVATLLLVSPRAEALLDPVREIIGDQGGASAWSVRASGKLLARLYAGDSYQLRRRLVPLVGLLNGRAGLPKLWSL, from the coding sequence GTGGATACGATCGAATATACCAAGTTTTCGGGCCAGCCGGCCCAGCGCGCCGCGGGTCTGGCACAGCTGGGCTGCGCCAGCGCCGACGGTCGCACGCGGTTGCAGCGCCTCTATCAGGATGGCTCCGCCAAGATAAGGCTTCCGGCCGTTTCGGCCGATCCGCTGGAGGCGGTTCTGATCAACACCGCCGGCGGACTGACCGGCGGCGACCGCCTCGCATGGGAGGTGGATGTCGGCGCGAATGCCTCGGCTGCTATAACGACCCAGGCCTGCGAGAAGGTCTATCGCGCTGCATCCGACCATGCCGAAGTGCGGATAGAGCTGACTGTCGGCGAAAACGGCCGTATCGCTTGGCTGCCGCAGGAAACCATCGTCTTCGACCGGGCCGCCTTTGCCCGTACATTGGATGTCGATCTTGCCGAAGGCGCCGAGGCGCTGGTGCTGGAGGCGACCGTCTTCGGCCGCCTGGCCATGGGCGAACGCGCCGCGCAAGGCAGTTTCCGTGACCGCTGGCGTGTTCGCCAGGGTGATTTCCTGATCCATGCCGAGGATTTCCGAATCGGGCCTGATATCGCCGCGACCCTCGCCCGCCCAGCGATATCAGGCGGCGCAATCGCGGTGGCGACGCTGCTACTGGTGTCGCCGCGAGCCGAGGCCTTGCTCGATCCGGTCCGGGAGATCATCGGTGACCAGGGCGGCGCCAGCGCCTGGAGCGTAAGGGCATCTGGCAAGCTTCTTGCGAGGCTGTACGCCGGGGACAGCTACCAACTGCGCCGGCGGCTGGTTCCGCTTGTCGGGTTGCTCAATGGAAGGGCGGGGCTGCCCAAATTATGGTCACTGTGA
- a CDS encoding urease subunit gamma, with the protein MNLTPREKDKLLIAMAAIVARKRLERGVKLNHPEAIALITDFVVEGARDGRPVAELMEAGAHVVTRAQVMEGIAEMIHDVQVEATFPDGTKLVTVHEPIR; encoded by the coding sequence ATGAACCTGACGCCAAGGGAAAAAGACAAGCTACTGATTGCCATGGCGGCGATCGTGGCTCGCAAGCGGCTGGAGCGCGGCGTCAAACTGAACCATCCGGAAGCAATCGCGCTGATCACTGATTTTGTCGTCGAAGGCGCCCGCGATGGCCGTCCGGTCGCCGAACTGATGGAGGCCGGCGCCCACGTCGTCACCCGCGCGCAGGTGATGGAAGGCATCGCCGAGATGATCCATGACGTGCAGGTGGAGGCGACTTTTCCCGACGGTACCAAGCTGGTGACCGTGCACGAACCCATCAGGTGA
- a CDS encoding DUF1272 domain-containing protein, protein MLELRPNCECCDKNLPPAATDALICTFECTFCADCVEHVLKGVCPNCGGNFSARPIRPAAKLEKYPASTRRVLKAEGCGPRKAA, encoded by the coding sequence ATGCTTGAACTGCGTCCGAACTGCGAGTGCTGCGACAAGAACCTGCCGCCGGCGGCGACGGACGCATTGATCTGCACCTTCGAGTGCACCTTCTGCGCCGATTGTGTGGAACACGTACTCAAGGGCGTCTGCCCCAATTGCGGCGGCAATTTTTCGGCCCGGCCGATCCGCCCGGCGGCGAAGCTGGAAAAATATCCGGCTTCGACCAGGCGCGTCCTCAAGGCCGAAGGCTGCGGCCCTCGCAAGGCGGCATGA
- a CDS encoding HupE/UreJ family protein: protein MIPAKRLSLSAILFLAAAMPAYAHVGIGTTSSFTAGFMHPLSGLDHMTVMIAVGLWAALKGGRAIWAWPAAFVGVMLGGAALGMAYVPVPFVEPGILASVVALGLLVALAVDLPVSAGVAIIGLFALFHGHAHGTEVPENAGGLEYMAGFAVATALLHAVGIAAGLGLGLRLRGLARVAGAACAAIGVGLAFGVV, encoded by the coding sequence ATGATCCCTGCCAAACGACTGTCACTCTCGGCGATCCTGTTTCTGGCCGCGGCAATGCCCGCCTACGCCCATGTCGGCATCGGCACGACGTCGTCCTTCACGGCCGGCTTCATGCACCCGCTCTCCGGCCTTGATCACATGACGGTGATGATCGCGGTCGGGCTGTGGGCGGCACTCAAGGGCGGCAGAGCGATCTGGGCGTGGCCGGCTGCCTTTGTCGGCGTCATGCTGGGCGGCGCGGCCCTTGGCATGGCCTATGTGCCGGTGCCCTTCGTCGAGCCGGGCATACTGGCCTCCGTCGTGGCGCTCGGCCTGCTGGTGGCGCTGGCGGTCGATCTGCCCGTCTCAGCCGGTGTTGCCATTATCGGCCTGTTCGCGCTGTTTCACGGGCACGCCCATGGCACCGAAGTGCCGGAAAATGCCGGCGGGCTCGAGTATATGGCGGGCTTTGCCGTCGCCACGGCGCTGCTCCATGCCGTCGGCATCGCCGCCGGGCTTGGTCTTGGCCTGAGGTTGCGTGGTCTGGCCCGCGTCGCGGGTGCTGCCTGCGCGGCGATCGGTGTCGGCCTCGCTTTCGGCGTTGTGTGA
- a CDS encoding urease subunit beta, protein MIPGEIIPVQGDIELNKGLATVTLKVANSGDRPVQVGSHYHFYETNEGLKFDREQARGMRLDIAAGTAMRFEPGQERDVTLVPLGGKREVYGFQQKIMGKL, encoded by the coding sequence ATGATCCCCGGCGAAATCATCCCCGTCCAAGGCGACATCGAGCTCAACAAGGGTCTGGCGACCGTCACCCTGAAAGTTGCCAACAGTGGCGATCGGCCAGTTCAGGTCGGCAGCCACTACCATTTCTACGAGACCAATGAGGGGCTGAAATTCGACCGCGAACAGGCCCGCGGCATGCGCCTCGACATCGCCGCCGGCACCGCCATGCGCTTCGAACCGGGCCAGGAGCGCGACGTCACGCTGGTGCCGCTCGGGGGAAAACGCGAGGTTTACGGGTTCCAGCAGAAGATCATGGGCAAGCTGTGA
- the ureC gene encoding urease subunit alpha, with translation MARITRAAYAQMYGPTVGDKVRLADTELFIEVERDLTIYGEEVKFGGGKVIRDGMGQSQVSRAQGAVDTVITNALVVDASAGIFKADIGLRDGRIAAIGKAGNPDTQDGVTIIIGPGTEIIAGEGKILTAGGFDAHIHFICPQQIEEALMSGITTMLGGGTGPAHGTLATTCTPGPWHMARMIQSFDAFPMNIGLSGKGNASLPAALEEMVLGGACSLKLHEDWGTTPAAIDCCLSVADEYDVQVMIHTDTLNESGFVENTVAAIKGRTIHAFHTEGAGGGHAPDIIKVCGLPNVIPSSTNPTRPYTVNTLAEHLDMLMVCHHLSPSIPEDIAFAESRIRKETIAAEDILHDIGAFSIISSDSQAMGRVGEVAIRTWQTADKMKRQRGSLPQETGNNDNFRVRRYIAKYTINPAIAHGLSKDIGSIAVGKRADLVLWNPAFFGVKPDMVLIGGMIAAAPMGDPNASIPTPQPMHYRPMFGAYGKARTNSSVTFVSKAALESGLHGRLGVDKQFVAVENTRGGIGKHSMVLNDATPHVEVDPETYEVRADGELLTCEPATVLPMAQRYFLF, from the coding sequence ATGGCCAGAATAACCCGCGCCGCCTACGCCCAGATGTATGGCCCGACGGTCGGCGACAAGGTACGGCTTGCCGACACCGAGCTGTTCATCGAGGTCGAAAGGGATCTCACCATTTACGGTGAAGAAGTAAAATTCGGCGGCGGCAAGGTCATCCGCGACGGCATGGGCCAGAGCCAGGTGTCCAGGGCCCAGGGCGCGGTCGACACCGTCATCACCAACGCGCTGGTGGTCGATGCGTCCGCAGGCATCTTCAAGGCCGACATCGGGCTCAGGGATGGACGCATCGCGGCTATAGGCAAGGCCGGCAATCCCGATACGCAGGACGGCGTCACGATCATCATCGGCCCCGGCACCGAGATCATCGCCGGCGAGGGCAAGATCCTGACTGCAGGCGGCTTCGATGCGCATATCCACTTCATCTGCCCGCAGCAGATCGAGGAAGCACTGATGAGCGGCATCACCACCATGCTGGGCGGCGGCACCGGCCCGGCGCATGGCACGCTGGCGACGACCTGCACGCCGGGGCCATGGCACATGGCGCGCATGATCCAGTCCTTCGATGCTTTCCCGATGAATATCGGCCTGTCGGGCAAGGGCAATGCCTCGCTGCCGGCGGCACTGGAAGAAATGGTATTGGGCGGCGCCTGTTCGCTCAAGCTGCACGAGGATTGGGGCACGACACCAGCGGCCATCGACTGCTGCCTGTCGGTCGCGGACGAGTACGACGTCCAGGTGATGATCCACACCGATACGCTCAACGAATCCGGCTTTGTCGAAAACACCGTCGCGGCGATCAAGGGCCGCACCATCCACGCCTTCCACACCGAGGGCGCCGGCGGCGGCCATGCGCCTGACATCATCAAGGTCTGCGGCCTGCCCAACGTCATCCCGTCCTCGACCAACCCGACGCGGCCCTACACAGTCAACACGCTGGCCGAGCATTTGGACATGCTGATGGTCTGCCATCATCTGTCGCCGTCCATCCCCGAGGACATCGCCTTTGCCGAGAGCCGCATCCGCAAGGAGACGATCGCTGCCGAGGATATCCTGCACGACATCGGCGCCTTCTCGATCATCTCGTCCGACAGCCAGGCGATGGGCCGCGTCGGCGAGGTGGCGATCCGCACCTGGCAGACTGCCGACAAGATGAAGCGCCAGCGCGGTTCGCTGCCGCAGGAAACCGGCAACAATGACAATTTCCGCGTCCGCCGCTACATCGCCAAATACACGATCAATCCGGCCATCGCGCATGGACTGTCGAAAGATATCGGCTCGATCGCGGTCGGCAAACGCGCCGATCTCGTTTTGTGGAACCCGGCCTTCTTTGGCGTCAAGCCGGACATGGTGCTGATCGGCGGCATGATTGCCGCCGCACCCATGGGCGACCCCAACGCCTCGATCCCGACGCCGCAGCCGATGCACTACCGGCCCATGTTCGGCGCCTATGGCAAGGCGCGGACCAACTCGTCGGTGACTTTCGTTTCGAAGGCAGCGCTCGAGTCGGGCCTGCATGGTCGGCTTGGCGTCGACAAGCAGTTCGTCGCCGTCGAAAACACCCGCGGCGGCATCGGCAAACATTCGATGGTGCTCAACGACGCGACGCCTCATGTCGAGGTCGATCCCGAAACCTACGAGGTGCGCGCCGACGGTGAGTTGCTGACCTGCGAGCCAGCGACGGTGCTGCCGATGGCGCAGCGGTATTTTCTGTTTTGA
- a CDS encoding DUF29 domain-containing protein: MNKIFRKQQLTPYEADYAQWCAEQGALLREGRLSDLDRENLAEEIESLGRSDKREIASRLGTLVLHLLKWEFQPEQRKTGWLLTIREQRHRIENLLDESPSLKAYPAQMLGREFKIARLKALDETGMTDRDFPVDCPYAIRDILDHDYFPGAPWSSDKLIRG, encoded by the coding sequence ATGAACAAGATCTTTCGAAAACAGCAATTGACGCCCTATGAGGCCGATTATGCTCAGTGGTGCGCGGAGCAAGGCGCGCTGTTGCGCGAAGGTCGTCTATCCGACCTCGACCGCGAGAATCTTGCCGAGGAGATCGAGAGCTTGGGGCGGAGCGACAAAAGGGAAATTGCAAGCAGGCTTGGTACCCTGGTCCTTCACTTGCTCAAATGGGAGTTTCAGCCGGAGCAGCGCAAAACTGGATGGCTGCTGACAATCCGTGAGCAGCGGCATCGGATAGAAAATCTGCTCGATGAAAGTCCGAGCCTGAAAGCATATCCGGCGCAGATGCTCGGACGAGAGTTCAAGATAGCAAGATTAAAGGCGCTGGACGAAACCGGCATGACAGATCGCGATTTCCCTGTTGATTGCCCGTATGCGATCAGGGACATTCTGGACCATGACTATTTTCCAGGTGCGCCGTGGTCTTCGGACAAACTTATTCGCGGGTAA
- a CDS encoding membrane protein, with protein MATELASPHDIFPHIRIVMGMVIGLGVARLLSGVARIVQHPGQYRLYPVHLAWVASMLLLLVHFWWWEFGLYTIEVWTFGKYLFLIFYAITLFLLCALLFPDSMLDYTSYEDFFYSRRGWFFGLLAATYLLDVVDTLLKGPEHFARYGNEYLFRTPVFVALCIAAILVRDRRFHIAFVVGTLIYQVSFILRLFDTIV; from the coding sequence ATGGCCACCGAACTAGCCTCTCCCCACGATATTTTCCCGCATATCCGCATCGTCATGGGCATGGTGATCGGGCTTGGCGTCGCCCGCCTGCTGTCTGGGGTGGCGCGCATCGTCCAGCATCCCGGCCAATACAGGCTTTATCCCGTGCACCTCGCCTGGGTCGCCTCCATGCTGTTGCTGCTGGTGCATTTCTGGTGGTGGGAGTTCGGTCTCTACACCATAGAGGTCTGGACTTTCGGCAAATACCTGTTCTTGATCTTCTACGCCATCACGCTGTTCCTGCTGTGCGCGCTGCTGTTTCCGGATTCAATGCTGGACTACACCAGCTACGAGGATTTCTTCTATTCTCGCCGGGGCTGGTTCTTCGGCCTGCTGGCGGCGACCTATCTCCTCGATGTCGTTGACACGCTGCTGAAAGGCCCGGAGCATTTCGCCCGCTACGGCAATGAGTATCTGTTCCGCACACCGGTCTTCGTGGCACTGTGCATTGCCGCCATACTGGTGCGCGACCGCCGCTTTCACATTGCCTTTGTCGTCGGCACGCTGATCTATCAGGTATCGTTCATCCTGCGGCTCTTCGACACCATCGTATGA
- a CDS encoding glutathione S-transferase family protein — MYKAIGSRGSRVSRVLWMLEELGQPYEFVEVKLRSPEAYALNPSGKVPILIDGELTVTDSAAICVYLADKHADKGMGANPGVAGRAEMDSWMHFAQSEFEAPLWNKLRHRFLLPKEVRVDVGPAATYDFVSELKALDRRLGDRPFALGDRFSAVDVLLGDMGGWARAGKFPIESERVNAYFDRVLARPARARAQANGGSMK, encoded by the coding sequence ATGTATAAGGCCATCGGATCGCGCGGATCCCGGGTCAGCCGCGTTCTCTGGATGCTCGAGGAACTCGGGCAGCCCTATGAATTCGTCGAGGTCAAGCTGCGCTCGCCGGAAGCCTATGCGCTCAACCCGTCGGGCAAGGTGCCGATCCTCATCGACGGCGAGCTGACGGTGACGGATTCCGCGGCGATCTGCGTCTATCTGGCCGACAAGCATGCCGACAAAGGCATGGGCGCCAATCCGGGTGTCGCCGGCCGTGCCGAGATGGATTCCTGGATGCATTTTGCCCAAAGCGAGTTCGAGGCGCCGCTGTGGAACAAACTGCGCCACCGCTTCCTGCTGCCGAAAGAAGTTCGCGTCGATGTCGGCCCCGCGGCGACCTATGACTTCGTCTCGGAGCTTAAGGCGCTGGATCGCCGGCTTGGTGACAGACCGTTTGCGCTCGGCGACCGGTTTTCCGCCGTTGATGTGCTGTTGGGCGACATGGGCGGCTGGGCCCGCGCCGGAAAATTCCCGATCGAGTCCGAGCGCGTCAACGCCTATTTCGACCGCGTTCTGGCGCGGCCTGCCCGTGCGCGGGCGCAAGCCAACGGAGGCTCGATGAAATGA
- the ureE gene encoding urease accessory protein UreE: MKLNLNTDFTKFPRAVSVLPAGAAGTTAPSGRAVLAHDERHLRRRAIELSDGSKVLVDLPEPVALNDGDRLVLEDGRHVEIAAAPEEVYDIRARDGVHLSELAWHIGNRHLAAGIETDRIVILRDHVIKAMLEGLGATVREVSEPFKPVRGAYSSGHDHGHAHSHAEAHSHTHGESHSHAHSHSHAGHHHDHD; the protein is encoded by the coding sequence ATGAAGCTCAATCTCAACACCGACTTCACCAAATTCCCGCGCGCCGTTTCCGTGCTGCCTGCCGGTGCGGCTGGAACCACGGCGCCATCAGGCCGTGCGGTTCTCGCCCATGACGAACGCCATCTGCGTCGCCGCGCCATCGAATTGTCAGACGGCAGCAAAGTGCTGGTCGACCTGCCCGAACCCGTTGCCTTGAACGATGGCGACCGTCTGGTGCTGGAGGATGGCCGTCATGTCGAGATCGCTGCTGCACCAGAAGAGGTCTACGACATCCGCGCCCGCGACGGCGTACATCTGTCCGAGCTTGCCTGGCATATCGGCAACCGTCACCTGGCGGCGGGTATCGAGACGGATCGCATCGTCATCCTGCGCGACCATGTCATCAAGGCGATGCTGGAGGGACTTGGCGCCACGGTGCGCGAGGTTTCCGAACCGTTCAAGCCGGTGCGCGGCGCCTATTCCAGCGGGCATGATCACGGCCATGCCCACAGCCACGCGGAGGCGCATTCGCACACGCATGGCGAATCGCATTCCCACGCGCACAGCCATTCCCACGCCGGTCATCACCACGACCATGACTGA
- a CDS encoding urease accessory protein UreF: MTEQPSTIALLRLMAWLSPAFPVGGFAYSHGLERAVHDGLVTDAGSLASWLETLVEMGSGWNDAVLFAESWRRARDGGDLDEIAALAEALAGSRERHTETMLQGAAFLRAAAAWPNPVLERLPAECAYCIAVGAIAGGNGIALPDALSAFLQAFFSNLVQAAIRLGVVGQKEATTLLAGFEPLALSTATRASRSALDDLGGCAFISDVMAMKHETQYSRLFRS, encoded by the coding sequence ATGACTGAGCAGCCTTCGACCATAGCGCTCTTGCGGCTGATGGCGTGGCTGTCGCCGGCCTTTCCGGTCGGCGGCTTTGCCTACAGCCATGGTCTGGAGCGCGCGGTGCATGACGGGCTGGTAACCGATGCCGGGAGTCTGGCCAGCTGGTTGGAAACGCTTGTGGAGATGGGCTCGGGCTGGAACGATGCCGTGCTGTTCGCCGAGAGCTGGCGCCGCGCCCGCGACGGCGGCGATCTCGACGAAATCGCCGCACTGGCCGAGGCACTCGCCGGCTCGCGCGAGCGCCACACCGAGACCATGCTGCAAGGTGCAGCCTTCCTCAGGGCTGCCGCAGCTTGGCCCAACCCGGTGCTGGAGCGCTTGCCGGCCGAATGCGCTTACTGCATCGCTGTCGGCGCCATCGCCGGCGGCAATGGCATCGCCCTGCCGGACGCGCTCTCCGCCTTCCTGCAAGCCTTCTTCTCCAATCTCGTCCAGGCGGCGATCAGGCTCGGTGTCGTCGGTCAGAAAGAGGCCACCACACTGTTGGCCGGATTCGAGCCGTTGGCGCTCTCGACCGCAACCCGCGCGTCCCGGTCGGCACTGGATGATCTCGGTGGCTGCGCCTTCATCTCTGACGTCATGGCGATGAAGCACGAAACCCAGTATTCGCGGCTGTTCCGTTCATGA
- a CDS encoding DUF3995 domain-containing protein, with product MIALAFALSLVLLLITALHVYWGIGGIWPGTDGASCARAVVGFRGVDEMPTPFASFAVAACLGLATLWPLALIGFFASPFPKEGLAATSLLIGLVFLGRGIAGFTPWWRRLAPEQPFARLDVRYYSPLCLLIGLGFATLAIMEFPT from the coding sequence ATGATCGCCCTCGCTTTCGCCCTCTCCCTGGTCCTGCTGCTGATCACCGCCCTGCATGTCTATTGGGGCATTGGCGGCATCTGGCCGGGTACGGATGGCGCCTCCTGCGCCCGCGCCGTTGTCGGTTTTCGTGGGGTCGATGAAATGCCGACGCCTTTCGCCAGTTTCGCCGTTGCCGCCTGTCTTGGCCTGGCGACGCTGTGGCCGCTGGCGCTCATCGGTTTTTTTGCCTCGCCCTTCCCCAAAGAGGGCCTTGCCGCCACCTCGCTGCTCATCGGGCTGGTGTTCCTCGGCCGCGGCATTGCCGGCTTCACGCCATGGTGGCGGCGGCTGGCGCCCGAGCAGCCTTTCGCTCGGCTCGATGTCAGATATTATTCGCCGCTATGCCTGTTGATCGGGCTCGGCTTCGCTACCCTTGCCATCATGGAGTTCCCGACATGA
- the ureG gene encoding urease accessory protein UreG — MTQANGPLRIGIGGPVGSGKTTLTEKLCKALRDEFSIAVVTNDIYTKEDAMMLARLQALPEDRIMGVETGGCPHTAIREDASINLQAIAEMNKKFPDLDIIFIESGGDNLAATFSPDLADLTLYVISVCQGEEIPRKGGPAITRSDFLVINKSDLAPYVNVNLDVMESDAGRMRGKRPFGFTDLSRGKGLQEVIDFIVEHGGLRAVAAASTAA; from the coding sequence ATGACCCAAGCTAATGGCCCTCTTCGCATCGGCATTGGTGGCCCTGTCGGCTCCGGCAAGACGACGCTCACCGAGAAGCTGTGCAAGGCGTTGCGCGATGAGTTCTCGATCGCGGTCGTCACCAACGACATCTACACCAAGGAAGACGCCATGATGCTGGCCCGGCTGCAGGCGCTGCCGGAGGATCGCATCATGGGTGTCGAGACCGGCGGCTGCCCACACACCGCCATTCGCGAAGACGCCTCGATCAATCTCCAGGCGATCGCCGAGATGAACAAGAAGTTCCCCGATCTCGACATCATCTTCATCGAATCCGGTGGCGACAACCTCGCCGCCACCTTTTCGCCGGACCTTGCTGACCTGACGCTTTACGTGATCTCGGTCTGCCAGGGCGAAGAGATCCCGCGCAAGGGCGGGCCGGCGATCACCCGGTCCGATTTCCTGGTCATCAACAAGAGCGATCTGGCGCCCTATGTGAACGTCAACCTGGACGTGATGGAGAGCGACGCCGGCCGCATGCGCGGCAAGCGGCCGTTCGGCTTCACCGATCTGTCGCGCGGCAAGGGGCTGCAGGAGGTCATCGACTTCATCGTCGAGCATGGCGGGCTGAGGGCCGTCGCTGCCGCCAGCACTGCCGCCTGA
- a CDS encoding class II aldolase and adducin N-terminal domain-containing protein, whose amino-acid sequence MSIARLQKEPLTNLPFYEERVDLACAFRWTARLNMHEAVANHFSLAVNDDGTQFLMNPNQVHFSRIKASDLLLIDANDPDTLSGPNAPDPTAWGLHGAIHRNVPHARCVMHVHSIHATVLASLADSTLPPIDQNSAMFFNRHVVDAHYGGLAFEEEGERCSQLLTDPKVKVMVMGNHGVLVIGDTVADAFNRMFYFERAAETYIKALWTGRPLRTLSDAIAEKTATETDDYPGQADRHLSELKAILDEQEPVYRN is encoded by the coding sequence ATGAGCATTGCCCGCCTGCAGAAAGAGCCGCTGACCAACCTGCCCTTCTATGAGGAGCGCGTCGATCTTGCCTGTGCCTTCCGCTGGACGGCGCGGCTCAACATGCACGAGGCGGTGGCCAACCATTTCTCGCTGGCCGTCAATGACGACGGCACTCAGTTCCTGATGAACCCCAACCAGGTGCATTTCTCGCGCATCAAGGCGAGCGACCTGTTGCTGATCGACGCCAACGATCCCGACACGCTCTCCGGCCCCAACGCGCCGGACCCGACGGCGTGGGGCCTGCACGGCGCCATCCATCGCAACGTGCCGCACGCGCGCTGCGTCATGCATGTGCATTCGATCCATGCCACCGTGCTGGCCTCGCTTGCGGATTCGACTCTGCCACCGATCGACCAGAATTCGGCGATGTTCTTCAACCGCCATGTCGTCGACGCCCATTATGGCGGGCTGGCCTTCGAGGAGGAGGGCGAGCGCTGCTCGCAGCTCCTCACCGATCCCAAGGTCAAGGTGATGGTGATGGGCAATCATGGCGTGCTGGTGATCGGCGACACAGTCGCCGATGCCTTCAACCGCATGTTCTATTTCGAGCGCGCCGCCGAGACCTACATCAAGGCGCTGTGGACCGGCCGGCCGCTGCGCACGCTGTCCGACGCGATCGCCGAGAAGACGGCGACAGAGACGGACGATTATCCCGGTCAGGCCGATCGCCATCTCAGCGAGTTGAAGGCGATCCTCGACGAGCAGGAACCGGTCTACCGGAATTAA